The Cyclobacterium amurskyense genome contains the following window.
ATTGACTAAACCTGGAAGCATCACAGATACTTCTGACTCTTTCGTACTTGTCACCTTATCTTTTGGAATCTCCACAATCATGTCTGGAGAAAAAGGATTTTGTGATATATAATAAGTCGTTTCATCCTCTCTTATTAACCTTCCAACAACCGAAGACTTGTCTCCCATCACAAATACCATAGCGGCATATTGATCAGAAATCACGTCATTAGGGTTAATGGTCGCTTCAAGAATATCCTTAGGACTAAATCGGGTACCAAGCTGAGTAAGGTCAGGACCTACGGCTCCACCTTCGCCACCCATGGCATGACAAGAAATACAAAGTGTGGCATTAAACATTGCCTTGCCTTTTTCAAGGTCTCTTCCTTTAAGCTCTTCTACTAAAGGTGCTGCCTGCTCAACGGTCCATCTTTTACCAGGGCCTTCAGGCTGAATAGTCGTTTCCACAATCTCATTTCCAGATCCGGAAAGCCTTTTACCTCCTGATAGTTCATCGTAATGATCAAACTTGGATTTTGGAACAGTACTTAGTGCCATTTTTCTAGCTCTGTCAATAAAGCCTACATAACTTCTACCACCTTTGTACTGGAATGCATTATTGGTCCAATTGAAATATTTTTCATAAGAAGACTCATCCCAACCAGCTTTGGCTCCTCCAAGTACTGTAGCCAAATAAGTTTGTTGCGCAGGAGGCACATTGGCAAGCATATTTGCTATATCCAAACCATACTGAGGGTTTCTCATGATCAGGTCAGACGAAGCTGTAAGTGTTTTCTGGAAATTAGGATCATCTTTTGCATTTTCTAACATGCCCAATAATTTAGGCACTGCAGTAGGTGCTTCTATTTTCACCAAAACTTTGCCTATCACCCTGTTTACCCTGTTTGTTTCTGCCGGAAACTGGGCATCCAAATAGCCAATCAATTGATCTCTTACAGAACCAGTTGGGTTACCATGTCTGGCAATAACTACTTCAAAAGCTCTGGCCAAATTCATTTGATCTTCCTCATTGAGTGACCCATAATCTAAGCCCATCAATGCTTCTATCATTTGATTTCTCTGTGAAGCATTTCCATGTCTCGCTAAGGCAATAATTGCCTGAGTCAAAGCCCTTGGATTGGTTTCGTTCAATGCTTTGCTTTGCCATTCGGAAAGTGGTTGATGTTCTACAACTATCCTTGCCGCATATTGTACAAACCTGTCCTTATGGCTCAAATATGGCCAAGCAAAATCAATCGCACCAGATTTTGGTCCAGAATGGTATGCTTCTAAGCTTCTACGGATTTTGTGTTCTTCAGGAAGGTCTGCTTCCGTAAGACCACCTTTAGGCTCACCACTTAGGTCTCCAGTATAATGAACTCTGTACAAGTCAGACTCAAGGCGTCTACCACCAGTCATAAAATACAAAGCACCATCAGGTCCGATCACACCATCTGTCAAAGGAAGTGGAGAGCCTGAAATAAATTCTTCACCTGTAGCCGTATAAGACCCGCCATTTGGCTTCAGGTTAATTTTGTACATGATGCCAAAACTCCAATCAAAAGCATAAAGTGCATTTCGATACTCTTCAGGGAATTTTGCTTTACTACCATAAAACACATTGGTAGGGGAACCCTGGCCAATATTCAATACTGCTGGAAGATTATCTGTGTAATCCGGAGACCATTTCATGTTTCCTGTTCTCCAACCATATTCACTACCACTTGTTACGTGATTGATTCGAGTAGGTCTGTACCATGGCATGCCAAAGTCCCACTCCATATCAGAATCATAAGTAAACAAATCACCTACTTCATTGAAAGCTACATCAAATGGATTTCTATAACCTACACTAATTAACTCCCATTCTTTACCTTCAGGATCAATTTTAGCTACCCATCCTCCTGGTGCTCCTCTACTGTTGGCATGACCTCTAGGATCCTTGATTTCAGGAATCAGGTTGTCATTTTCCCAAACACGTGGAATTCTGTAATGATCCATTTCAGGAACGTCAATATGATTTCCTACAACAATGTATATTGACTTTCCATCGGGTGAAACGACCATACTGTGAGGACCATGTTCTCCAGGGCTACCAGTAAATTCTCTTACGGTTGTTATTTTATCAAATTGATCATCTCCATTGGTATCTTGAAGTCTATAAAGACCTGTACTCTTGTCAAAATCATCATTGGCACGATGATTTACCATTACATATAGGCTGTTAAAGGCATACAATAAAGCCTGAGCATAACCCATACCTATTTTATCATCTCCTGCATCTCCAATAATCAATTTATTCACTGTTGGAGTCAAAGAATCTGAACCAATCGGCGGAACCTCCATGCGATAAATCGCACCGTATTGGTCTACGGTTAAAAGTCGGTTTTTATCATCGAAGGTCATTCCCACCCATGATCCCTGGTCATTCTCTCCCGGGCTATATAAGTGTTCAGCTTCAAAACCTGTCGGCAATTTTAATTTGGCTACCTTGGGATGCACCTCCTTTTGGTCAACATCGCTTTGACCACATGATCCCATCATTAACAGGATCAATCCAGCCATTAGCCAGTTCTTCATTATTTTATTTTTATACATAAGTTAGTTGTTAATTCACATTCCTACTAGCAATTGTTTACCACTCGCTTAAAACCATTTTTAAAATTAACCCAAATTCGCAGCTTATGATAACCAATAATGTCGAAAAAAAACCTTTGGTCATAAAAACCCAAAAAACAACGGAAAGCGATAAAGCTTTCCGTTGTACCTTAAACCATAAATATGGCTTAAATCTTAGCACAAACCTTTAGAAGTGAGGGGTTATCTCAGCTTCAGCTGCAGGCAATGCGTAATATTTGGTGATATTAGTAAAAGCATTGGATCTGAATGTAGCACCTTCAGGATAATAATAATCCAAAGGATTTGCTAAGGCTCTTTGACCAAAATCTCCAATGATCTCTTGAACCCTATCCGCTCTGACAATATCAAACCATCTTTTGTTCTCAAAGGCCAATTCCACTCTTCTTTCTTTAAAGATAGCTTCTCGCATATCGGCTTGGCCGGAAGCAGTTGTTGCGTCCAATCCAGCTCTTTCTCTGATTTCGTTCAGATATTCTGCAGCTTCTGCAGTTTTACCTTGCTCATTAAGGGCCTCAGCCAAGAAAAGTAGAACTTCTGCATACCGGTAGATAGGCCAATTAATGCCGTGGTTTCCATGCAAGGCATGGGCCTTTGCATATTTCTTAATGTAAGGATAAACCTTGTCTTCTCTATCACTTCCCGCAATCTCTACATAAGCGATGGATGCATCTTTTCTCAAATCTCCATCTTCATAAGCCGCAATAATATCGGGGGTAGGAACATTGTTACCTTCTCCATCAAGCCCTTGAGTATTGGATGTCCCTGTAATGGGCTGTAACTCCTGAGAAGAAATTGGTCTCGGCATAAAGCTGTACAAGAAGTTTCCATTCAAGCCTTCAGGACCTTCAAGGTACTGTACCTCAAATAAAGATTCTGCATTGTTTTTATTACCCACACTTTCGGAAAATACATTTTCATAATTTTCTATAAGTTCATATTCTCCACTACTAACTATGGCTTTCAACAAAGTCTCAGCTTCTGACCATTTCTTTTGTGTGATGTAAACATCTGCAAGCAACATTTGCGCTGCACCCTTAGAAGCTCTACCTACTCCTTGATTCGAACGTACAGGAAGCAAAGCAATTGAAGCTTGAATATCACTTACAAGTTGATTGTAAATCTCTGCTTCAGGTGTGATCGGTAGGGCCGCTTCTTCTCTTGTAGTAACAGGCTCTAAATGAAGTGGTACACCACCAAAATACCTTGCCAATTCATAATAAGCATAGCCTCTTAAGAAAAGCGCTTGTCCTTTTAAATTATCCTTTTTGTCTTGGTCAAATTCAACCTCATCGATTACCGAAAGAATTTGATTGGCTCTGGCGATAATAAGGTAATCCTGTCGGTACTGATTAAGCACATGGGTATTTGAAGTAATTCCCTGCGCTTCAGGCAAGGCATGGTCAGAAATATCTTCTTGTTGCTCTGTAGCTCCAAAGTTGATATTCCTGGCATAGATCGTATTGTCCGAACGCATTTCACATAATAACCAAGAACGGTCATCAGCTATGGAACGAAGTGGTGCATAAGTTGCATTAACCGCTTGCTCAAAATCCGCCTCTGTCTTATAAAAGGTGGCTGAACTAAGTGCCGTCTCGGGAGTTAGGGTCAAAAACTCTTCACAGCTTGACGCCATAATACCCAAAAGCACTATGAATATATTTATTTTTTTCATTTTTAATCAAATTAAGGTAAAAAGCCTGATTAGAATGTAATGTTTGCACCGATAGTGAAGGTACGAGGAATTGGGTAACCTGTAAGGTCAACTCCTGGGCTTAGATTACCTCCATCACCTGTTCCATTGTCTTGACTAACTTCTGGGTTAGGACCTCCCCAGTAAGGAGTAAAGATATACACATTCTGTACTGAGGCATACACTCTGGCACCTTTCACAACATTGGCAATTTTTCCGATGTCATAACCAAGCGTAATGTTTTTGATAGAAAAGAAAGAAGCATCATAAACAAAATTGCTATTTGCCCAGTCTCTTTCGATCCCTGTCACATTACCACCCCCTACTGTGGTTCCGAAGATTCCTTCACCCGGATCAGAAGGAGAGCGGAAACGATCAGTTGCTTTTGCAACCATATTAAATACTCCATCCAAATTGGCTGTACTATATAGGTGTCTCATGTACAACTGATTGCCATGTGAGCCGGAAGCAATGATATTCAAATCCCATTGTCCGTACTTAAAGTTATTGGTAATACCATAAGTAAAGTCAGGGAAAGGATTTCCTATGATTGTTCTGTCATCATTGTCTCCTCCACGTGTAATGATACCATCACCATTAATATCTTCTAGTTTAATGGATCCTACAGTAGACCGTCCAGGAACCTGAGGAGAATTATCTAAATCATCTTGATCCATATAATTACCTAGCTTTCTCAGACCGTAAAATTGACCGAAAGGCTGTCCTACCTGGGTGATGTGATAAGAACCATATACTCGGTCTATACCATCAGCCAAAGCTTCTACCCTATTTCTATTGAAAGAGATATTGGCATTGGTTGTCCATATTAATCTTCCTTCGGTATTTCTTGAAGTGATAGAAAATTCATGACCCCAGAATTTGATCTCACCAATATTATCGGTAAAGCTTCCAAAGCCTGCTTCCTGAGGAATCTGCACATTGTACAACAGATTGGTGGTGTTTTTCGAGTAATAATCATAAATGAAAGTTACACGATCATCAAACAAGCCTAAATCAAGTCCTATATCAAATTGCCTGGTTGTTTCCCATCCTAGGAAAGGATTGGATAATGAGGTAATGGCAGCCCCTGGTACCACTGTATTGTCAAATACATGGTTTACGGTATTACTAACCAATGCATATTGGGTATAATTACCGATGTTATTGTTACCAGTAACACCAAAGCTACCTCTAAGTTTAGCAAAGGAAACTTTGTCACTTGTATTCAAGAAACCTTCGTCAGATAATACCCAACCAGCAGATACTGAAGGGAACACACCCCAACGATTTTCAGAACCAAATCGAGAGGACCCATCAGCCCTTATGGCTGCAGTCATCAAATACTTGCCTTTAAAGTTATAAGTCAATCTAGAAAGGAATGAAGTCAATGACCACTCCTGTACGTCAGAAACGGAACCACCTCTATTGATGTTAATTGCACCTTGAATGGTAGGAAGCCTGTCATCAGCATAGGTATCTGCTGCAACTCTTGTTCTCTCTCTTCTGAATTTCTGGTTAGTAAAACCTCCCAATAACTGGAAGTTATGGTCATTGATAGATTTGTTATAAGTAACCGTATTTTCATTCAACCAGCTAAAATTATCATAATGATCCCTTACAGAAGAAGCAACTGCTGGAATAGCAATGTTGATTCCTGAAGTGGCCGTAGATGGGTTGAAATAAAAATATTTGCTATTTCTTATTTCAGCATTGATGGTAGATTTAACAAATAATCCTTCAATAGGCTCATACTGAACATATGCATTTGAAAGCAAGTTGGTTTGCTTGGTCTCATTGGTGATCTCTAAAGCAGAACGAACATAGTTCGGATAGGCAAATATATTACCTGTTTCAGCAGGGAACCTATTGTAATATGTCAATTCACCTTCATCATCATATATTGGCATATTTGGCCATGCATGTAGAGCATTGAACAAAATACCTGTACCTCTTGAACCATCTGTTCTAGGTGTATTGTCCCTTACATATTGAGGGGCAAGATTGAATCCCATAGTAAGCTTGTCAGAAGCAGTATAATCAGAGTTAATCCTCAATGAAAAACGTTCATAATCCGTGTTCAATACCACACCTTCTTGGTCAAAATAACCAGCCACTACAGAAGTTCTCATTTTTTCTGTATTGGAATTAATGGTCAGGTTGTAATTAGAAATTGGCGCTGTTTGTAGCAAAGCGTCATACCAATCCTGGGTTTTTCCTTCATAAGAAGACGGATTTTGAAACATGTCCGGCACAGGTCTGCCAGCATCCTCATAATACTCCTTTTTAAACTGGGCAAACTCAACCGCATCCATCATTTCCAGACGGTTGTAGTGTGGTACATTTTGAATACCAGTGTACACATTTAGAGAAACACTAGACTGTCCTGCTTTACCTCTTTTAGTAGTAATTAGAACCACACCGTTCGCAGCTCTAGAACCGTAAAGAGAAGTAGAGGCAGCATCTTTCAAAATTGTGATATCCTGAATTTCATCCGGGTTCAAAGTGGAAATATCTCCTGTGATAGGGAAACCATCCACTACATATAAGGGATCACTACCTGCAGAAACAGAAAGTTGCCCCCTGATACGGACGTTCATTCCCTGTCCTGGTCTACCTGTAGTTTGGTTTATTTGTACACCTGCCAACTGCCCCTGTAACTTTTGAGCCATTTGAGACACTGGCATATCCATCAGATCATCACCATCTATGGTTTGCACCGAACCGGTGATCTCTTTTTTCAACTGACTACCATAACCCACCACAACAACTTCTGTCAAATCGCTCACAGAAGAGGCTAGGGTAACATCATATTGCGTTTGACCACCTTGAATAGTGATTTCTTTGGTCGCATACCCGATATAACTTACCGAAAGGACTTCTCCTGCGGCAGCTTCCACCTGAAACTTTCCATCGAGGTCCGTAACTGTTCCTCGTGTAGTCCCTTTCACCAATACCGACACTCCCGGTATTGTTTCGTTATCGCCTTCTGAGCGTACCACACCCGAAACGGTGCTTTGCGCATAAGAAGCGAAACTCAATAACATAGCAGCTAAAAGGGAAAATAGCTGCTTGCTATCCAAAAATTGGTAACAATTTTTTTTCATAATTAATAGGTTAAATTGATTTGGGAAATTGACTCTCTCATCGATTTAATGATGATTTCAAATACAATAAAACCCTAATTTTCTCTAAAACTGTCCTGTACTGTGCTGAAGAAAAGTTTCACTCTTTCTCCTACAAATCAGATCGGTATATTGTAGTTATCTTAAAAAAATCAGGAGCAGTAATATTTAATTTTGAATAAAAAGAAAAAATAAAATATTTCGACATTCAATTCAGGATAATATCAAGGGACATAACTTTATATTCTGCCAGCCTATTTTAAAAAAGAATGAGCTTCAGAAAACTTAAGTCCTCTGAAGCTCATTAAAAGAAAAAAATTAATAACCTGGATTTTGAACCAATGAAGAATTTATTCTCATTTGATCCTGTGGTATAGGGAATAGAATCTCATGAGCCTCAAAAATAAAGTCATTGTTTGAAAAAGGTATTCCCTCTCTGGAAGTCGTAGGATTTGCACGCTCTCTTAGTCCATAGGCATTAAGCATGGTAACTAAGGCACTGGCAGATTTGGTGCGTTTCAAATCAAACCAACGGTGGTTCTCAAATGCCAGCTCAATCCTGCGCTCATTTAGAAGCACTTCTCTAAACTCATCCTTGCCTAACCCATTGATAGGATCCAACCCTGCTCTGTCACGGATCTCATTTAAGTAGCTATAGGCAGTTCCAGTAGGACCGTCCACTTCATTGATTGCCTCAGCAAGCATCAATAGCACATCCGCATACCTAATTACAGGCCAATTGTCATTGGTTACCCCTCTGATAGTATGTGGATGATTGAATTTATTGATAAATGGTACGCCAACATATTCACCTTGAAGATTGGTATAACCTTCCTTTAAAGAAACATCTTTTCTCAAATCTCCTTCTTCGTACAAGGCAATGATCTCATTGGTAGGCGTGTTCCAGCCACCACCATCCTGGCCTGGAAAATCAATGACCGCTCCTCCGGATTCTCTCGGGGCAAATGTATAGATAAAATTACTGTTGACCCCGTATTGATTGTCGCCCTGGTATTGAATATCCCAAATGGATTCCTGATGGTTTTTATTCTGCGGATCAAAGATATCCTCATAATTATCCAGCAAATCGTAACCCAAGGAAGTTACCTGATTCAATGTTTCTATCGCAGCAGAGTAATTTTTTCTGGTCAGGTGAACCTTACCCAGTAAACTTAAAGCCGCACCTTTTGTTACCCTACCGATATCGTCTGATCCATAATTGGCAGGTAAAGCACCTATGGCGAAATTAAGGTCTGAGATAATCTGTTGGTATACCGTTTCAACTGGTGATCTGTTGTACTCAAATGCTTCAGCAGGAGATTTCACAGGTTCGGTAATAACAATTACATCACCAAAATGCTGCACCAGATGAAAGTAAAGGTAAGCCCTGATCATTTTCAGCTCACCTTCAGACCTCAATTTGATGGCCTCGGTAGCATTGGATTCAGGCAGTTTACTTAGCCCGGTATTGACATTTACCATTATCCCATAGGTACTGTTGTACAAGTTGGTAACGTTAGAGGTGGCAGGATTGTATTGCCAAAACTCCAAGGCCTCAAGGCTTGGTCCGCTACCTCTGTTTCCAGGATTGAAATGTAGGGTAGTATTGTCTGAAATAAACTCAGTATACTGCCATTGATTCAAGTGCCAACCTCTCAACTGTCCATACACACCGTTTATGGCCTGTATGACTTGTTTTTCTGTCTGGTAAAAATTATCAGACACCAAAACCGTAGGGTCTGTTTTATTCAGAAACTCTTCATCACAGGATGTGCCTAGCAGCAGAATGCCTATGCAAAGGATCGTTATATTAAAATACTTTTTCATGTCTCTAGTCAATTTATGATTTAGAATCTTATGGATGCGCCTAAAGTGAATGTTCTAGGCATTGGATAAGCTTCATCGTCCACGCCTATATTGATTCCACCTCTTGTGTTGATTTCAGGATTGGTTCCTGGGAATGAAGTAAACAGAAAAGGATTCTCTGCACTAAAAAACACCCTTGCATTAGGAAGTATTGGGTTTTTCGGAATAGTATAACCGAGGGTAATGTTTCTTAACCACACATGGGTAGCATCATATACATACCTGGAATTTGACTCGCGCTGCCATTTCCATGTATTGGTAGTGGCCCCTCTGCCGTCACCAGGATTTTCTGCAGACCTCCAACGGTTAACACCTGATTGCAGAATATTGAACACCCCATCCATGTTCATTGTAGTGGCCTCTATGTTTCTAAAAACATCATAATTGAAGGCTCCGGTGAACATTAGGTTAAAGTCAAAGTTTTTGAAATCACCTCCTAGGGTATAGCCAAGGATGTAATCCGGATGCGGGTTACCTATTTCTATCATGTCCTGTTGGTCATAGGAAATCACCCCATCTCCATTGGCGTCAAAATACTTATAGGTACCTGGAACTGCCCCATCTTGGTTAGGCCAGGCTTCAATTTCCGCATCAGTATTGAAAATACCCACCATTTTAAAGCCATGTAGCATCGCCAAAGGTTTTCCCACCTGAGACACATTATAAGTACTATAAAAACCACCTGACCAGATCTCATCATTTTCACCTCTTATCTCCAACACTTTATTTCTATTGATGGTAAGGTTTACATTGGACCTTATGTTGACCTGATTGAACTTGGTTCTGTAATCCAAAGCCAGTTCAAGGCCTCTGTTTCGTACTTTACCAACATTATCCAAAGATTGAGTAAATCCTGAAATCACAGGCATCTCTACAGAAAGCAGCATATTATTGGTCAACCTATTGTAATACTCCGCCGTCAAAACCAAGCGGTTATCAAACATGGCCCAATCCAAACCAATATCGGTCTGTTGGGATTGTTCCCAACCTAAATTGGCATTGGCGAAATTGGAAAGAATTTGTCCGTTGGCAATGGCTCCTCCCAAAACGTAATTTGAAATCCCCATATTTGATAAACTAGAATAATTACCAATGGCATTGTTTCCAGTAACCCCAAAACTAGCCCTCAATTTCATATCGGTGATCCAGCGGGTTTCCGGCATAAAGGATTCTTCAGAAATTCTCCATCCTGCTGAAAATGCAGGGAAATTCCCCCATTTATTGTCTGCTCCAAAACGTGAACTGCCTTCTCTTCTAAAAGATGCGGAAAAAAGGTACTTGTCGTTGAAAGAATAGTTGGCCCTTGCAAAGTAAGCCATCAAACTCCAATCCGCTTCCCCAGAGGTAGATGTTTGCCTAATGGCAGCACTCAAAAACCTAACTTGATCATTGGGGAATTCATTGCCATTCCCCTGCAAGAACTTATAGGTCTCTTCTTGAGCAGAAAAACCAAGTAGTCCTTCCACTCTGTGGTTTCCAAAAATCTTATTGTAAGACAATAATTGATCTGCTGCAATATTAAGGGTTTCAAATCTTCTCTGGTACAAAGTGGCTTCCCTTGGTGGGGCTTGATTAAATCCTGTACCTGCCAAAGTAGACGGTCTGAATTCTTTCTGATCACTGTTTTCTAAGATTGCGTTTACAGAAGTTCTGAACTTAAAGTTTTTCAAAAAAGCAAATTCCAAAAACCCATTGGTCATGACATTGTTTTCTGATAGTTTACGTTCCATTTCGTGCAACTCCTGCACCACATTGGCCGCACCAAAGACACCATTTGTTCCTCCAATATAATCATTGAAACTTCCGTCTTCATTGTAAACAGGATATCGTGGATCCGCCCATAAGGCCTTTCCAATTATTGCACTTCTTCCATCGGTAGAGGCATAATCCTCATTGGAATGGGAGGCAGCGATGTTCCATCCCATGGTAATAAAATCATTAACTTTACCCCCTATGTTTGCCCTGACATTAAAACGCTCAAAACCCGTTTCGATCACCGCACCTTCTTGGTTGATATAACCTACAGAAACCAGGGAGCGAATGCCTCCTTTTCCTGAGGACAGGGTGGCGTTGTAACTTTGGAATTTAGCATTCTGATTTAATATTTCATCAAACCAATCTGTTGAGACAGTGTTTTGTTCAGGATACCTGAATTCAAGCGGAACTTCTTCAATCGCTGGCTCTCTTTTTTCGAAATACCTGATTCTGTCTACAAAACTATCATGCTTGAACTGAGCAAACTCTGTCCCATTCATCATCTTTGTTCTTCTACTGTCAGGTACATTCTGAATACCTTGGTTGACCACAAAATCAAGATTCACCACGCCCTCTTTTGCTGATTTTGTAGTGATCAGGATCACACCATTGGATCCTCTGGCACCATAAATGGCTGTAGATGCCGCATCTTTCAGCACCGTCATGCTTTCAATGTCTGCAGGGTTAAGGTTTTGTCCCAATGAAGTTCCCACAGGAAAGCCATCAACTACATAAAGGGGCTTACTCCCTGCGCCTAAAGAACCAATTCCACGAATGGTTACTTCCATCTCTTCTCCTGGCCTACCTGAAGTCTGCCTAACCTGCACCCCTGCTGCCTGGCCTTGAAGCAAACGGGTAACATTTGTAGTAGGCACCTCTCCAATATTGTCCATATTGATTACGGATACTGCGGAGGTAATGTCTGCCTTACGCTGGGAACCGTACCCAACTACCACTACCTCACCAAGGTCACCCATAGATGACTCCATTAAGATCTCATA
Protein-coding sequences here:
- a CDS encoding c-type cytochrome is translated as MKNWLMAGLILLMMGSCGQSDVDQKEVHPKVAKLKLPTGFEAEHLYSPGENDQGSWVGMTFDDKNRLLTVDQYGAIYRMEVPPIGSDSLTPTVNKLIIGDAGDDKIGMGYAQALLYAFNSLYVMVNHRANDDFDKSTGLYRLQDTNGDDQFDKITTVREFTGSPGEHGPHSMVVSPDGKSIYIVVGNHIDVPEMDHYRIPRVWENDNLIPEIKDPRGHANSRGAPGGWVAKIDPEGKEWELISVGYRNPFDVAFNEVGDLFTYDSDMEWDFGMPWYRPTRINHVTSGSEYGWRTGNMKWSPDYTDNLPAVLNIGQGSPTNVFYGSKAKFPEEYRNALYAFDWSFGIMYKINLKPNGGSYTATGEEFISGSPLPLTDGVIGPDGALYFMTGGRRLESDLYRVHYTGDLSGEPKGGLTEADLPEEHKIRRSLEAYHSGPKSGAIDFAWPYLSHKDRFVQYAARIVVEHQPLSEWQSKALNETNPRALTQAIIALARHGNASQRNQMIEALMGLDYGSLNEEDQMNLARAFEVVIARHGNPTGSVRDQLIGYLDAQFPAETNRVNRVIGKVLVKIEAPTAVPKLLGMLENAKDDPNFQKTLTASSDLIMRNPQYGLDIANMLANVPPAQQTYLATVLGGAKAGWDESSYEKYFNWTNNAFQYKGGRSYVGFIDRARKMALSTVPKSKFDHYDELSGGKRLSGSGNEIVETTIQPEGPGKRWTVEQAAPLVEELKGRDLEKGKAMFNATLCISCHAMGGEGGAVGPDLTQLGTRFSPKDILEATINPNDVISDQYAAMVFVMGDKSSVVGRLIREDETTYYISQNPFSPDMIVEIPKDKVTSTKESEVSVMLPGLVNRLNEEELKDLMAYLVSGGNPNHEVYK
- a CDS encoding RagB/SusD family nutrient uptake outer membrane protein — encoded protein: MKKYFNITILCIGILLLGTSCDEEFLNKTDPTVLVSDNFYQTEKQVIQAINGVYGQLRGWHLNQWQYTEFISDNTTLHFNPGNRGSGPSLEALEFWQYNPATSNVTNLYNSTYGIMVNVNTGLSKLPESNATEAIKLRSEGELKMIRAYLYFHLVQHFGDVIVITEPVKSPAEAFEYNRSPVETVYQQIISDLNFAIGALPANYGSDDIGRVTKGAALSLLGKVHLTRKNYSAAIETLNQVTSLGYDLLDNYEDIFDPQNKNHQESIWDIQYQGDNQYGVNSNFIYTFAPRESGGAVIDFPGQDGGGWNTPTNEIIALYEEGDLRKDVSLKEGYTNLQGEYVGVPFINKFNHPHTIRGVTNDNWPVIRYADVLLMLAEAINEVDGPTGTAYSYLNEIRDRAGLDPINGLGKDEFREVLLNERRIELAFENHRWFDLKRTKSASALVTMLNAYGLRERANPTTSREGIPFSNNDFIFEAHEILFPIPQDQMRINSSLVQNPGY
- a CDS encoding SusC/RagA family TonB-linked outer membrane protein, whose product is MKKNCYQFLDSKQLFSLLAAMLLSFASYAQSTVSGVVRSEGDNETIPGVSVLVKGTTRGTVTDLDGKFQVEAAAGEVLSVSYIGYATKEITIQGGQTQYDVTLASSVSDLTEVVVVGYGSQLKKEITGSVQTIDGDDLMDMPVSQMAQKLQGQLAGVQINQTTGRPGQGMNVRIRGQLSVSAGSDPLYVVDGFPITGDISTLNPDEIQDITILKDAASTSLYGSRAANGVVLITTKRGKAGQSSVSLNVYTGIQNVPHYNRLEMMDAVEFAQFKKEYYEDAGRPVPDMFQNPSSYEGKTQDWYDALLQTAPISNYNLTINSNTEKMRTSVVAGYFDQEGVVLNTDYERFSLRINSDYTASDKLTMGFNLAPQYVRDNTPRTDGSRGTGILFNALHAWPNMPIYDDEGELTYYNRFPAETGNIFAYPNYVRSALEITNETKQTNLLSNAYVQYEPIEGLFVKSTINAEIRNSKYFYFNPSTATSGINIAIPAVASSVRDHYDNFSWLNENTVTYNKSINDHNFQLLGGFTNQKFRRERTRVAADTYADDRLPTIQGAININRGGSVSDVQEWSLTSFLSRLTYNFKGKYLMTAAIRADGSSRFGSENRWGVFPSVSAGWVLSDEGFLNTSDKVSFAKLRGSFGVTGNNNIGNYTQYALVSNTVNHVFDNTVVPGAAITSLSNPFLGWETTRQFDIGLDLGLFDDRVTFIYDYYSKNTTNLLYNVQIPQEAGFGSFTDNIGEIKFWGHEFSITSRNTEGRLIWTTNANISFNRNRVEALADGIDRVYGSYHITQVGQPFGQFYGLRKLGNYMDQDDLDNSPQVPGRSTVGSIKLEDINGDGIITRGGDNDDRTIIGNPFPDFTYGITNNFKYGQWDLNIIASGSHGNQLYMRHLYSTANLDGVFNMVAKATDRFRSPSDPGEGIFGTTVGGGNVTGIERDWANSNFVYDASFFSIKNITLGYDIGKIANVVKGARVYASVQNVYIFTPYWGGPNPEVSQDNGTGDGGNLSPGVDLTGYPIPRTFTIGANITF
- a CDS encoding RagB/SusD family nutrient uptake outer membrane protein: MKKINIFIVLLGIMASSCEEFLTLTPETALSSATFYKTEADFEQAVNATYAPLRSIADDRSWLLCEMRSDNTIYARNINFGATEQQEDISDHALPEAQGITSNTHVLNQYRQDYLIIARANQILSVIDEVEFDQDKKDNLKGQALFLRGYAYYELARYFGGVPLHLEPVTTREEAALPITPEAEIYNQLVSDIQASIALLPVRSNQGVGRASKGAAQMLLADVYITQKKWSEAETLLKAIVSSGEYELIENYENVFSESVGNKNNAESLFEVQYLEGPEGLNGNFLYSFMPRPISSQELQPITGTSNTQGLDGEGNNVPTPDIIAAYEDGDLRKDASIAYVEIAGSDREDKVYPYIKKYAKAHALHGNHGINWPIYRYAEVLLFLAEALNEQGKTAEAAEYLNEIRERAGLDATTASGQADMREAIFKERRVELAFENKRWFDIVRADRVQEIIGDFGQRALANPLDYYYPEGATFRSNAFTNITKYYALPAAEAEITPHF